The sequence ccagaggaggagaggaggagaggccatatcagtactggataatacatacagtccagaggagaggaggcgaggtcatatcagtactggataaaaCATAcactccagaggagaggtcatatcagtactggataatacatacagtcctgaggagaggaggagagatcatatcagtactggataatacatacagtccagaggagaggaggagaggtcatatcagtactggataatacatacactccagaggagaggaggagaggtcatatcagtactggataatacatacagtccagaggagaggaggagaggtcatatcagtactggataatacatacagtccagaggagaggaggagagatcatatcagtactggataatactacagtccagaggagaggaggagaggtcatatcagtactggataatacatacagtccagaggagaggaggagaggtcatatcagtactggataatacatacagtccagaggagaggccatatcagtactggataatacatacagtccagaggagaggaggagaggaggagaggtcatatcagtactggataatacatacagtccagaggagaggtcatatcagtactggataatacatacagtccagaggagaggaggagaggccatatcagtactggataatacatacagtccagaggagaggaggagaggccatatcagtactggataatacatacaatccagaagggggagaggagaggtcaaatcagtactggataatacatacagtccagaggagaggaggagaggtcatatcagtactggataatacatacagtccagaggagaggtcatatcagtactggataatacatacagtccagaggagaggtcatatcagtactggataatacatagagtccagaggagaggtcatgtcagtactggataatacatagagtccagaggagaggtcatatcagtactgaataatacatacagtccagaggaaaggaggagaggtcatatcagtactggataatacatacagtccagaggagaggccatatcagtactggataatacatacagtccagaggagaggtcatatcagtactggataatacatacagtccagaggagaggtcatatcagtactggataatacatacagtccagaggaaaggaggagaggccatatcagtactcgataatacatacagtccagaggagaggaggagaggtcatatcagtactggataatacatacagtccagaggagaggccatatcagtactggataatacatacagtccagaggagaggaggagaggccatatcagtactcgataatacatacagtccagaggagaggaggagaggtcatatcagtactggataatacatacagtccagaggaggagaggagaggtcatatcagtactggataatacatacagtccagaggagaggtcatatcagtactggataatacatacagtccagaggagaggtcatatcagtactggataatacatacagtccagaggagaggtcatatcagtactggataatacatacagtccagaggaggagaggccatatcagtactggataatacatacagtccagaggagaggtcatatcagtactggataatacatacagtccagaggagaggccatatcagtactggataatacatacagtccagaggaggagaggccatatcagtactgtataatacatacagtccagaggagaggccatatcagtactggataatacatacagtccagaggaaaggaggagaggtcatatcagtactggataatacatacagtccagaggagaggccatatcagtactggataatacatacagtccagaggaaagaagaggtcatatcagtactggataatacatacagtccagaggaggagaggccatatcagtactggataatacatacagtccagaggagaggaggagaggtcatatcagtactggataatacatacagtccagaggaggagaggtcatatcagtactggataatacatacagtccagaggagaggtcatatcagtactggataatacatacagtccagaggagaggaggagagatcatatcagtactggataatacatacagtccagaggagaggaggagaggtcatatcagtactggataatacatacagtccagaggaggagaggagaggtcatatcagtactggataatacatacagtccagaggagaggaggagaggtcatatcagtactggataatacatacagtccagaggagaggtcatatcagtactggataatacatacagtccagaggagaggaggagagatcatatcagtactggataatactacagtccagaggagaggaggagaggtcatatcagtactggataatacatacagtccagaggagaggccatatcagtactggataatacatacagtccagaggagaggaggagaggaggagaggtcatatcagtactggataatacatacagtccggaggagaggtcatatcagtactggataatacatacagtccagaggagaggaggagaggacatatcagtactggataatacatacagtccagaggagaggaggagaggccatatcagtactggataatacatacagtccagaggagaggccatatcagtactggataatacatacagtccagagggagaggaggagaggtcatatcagtactggataatacatacagtccagaggagaggaggagaggtcatatcagtgctggataatacatacaatccagaagggggagaggagaggtcaaatcagtactggataatacatacagtccagaggagaggaggagaggtcatatcagtactggataatacatacagtccagaggagaggtcatatcagtactggataatacatacagtccagaggaaaggaggagaggtcatatcagtactggataatacatacagtccagaggagaggccatatcagtactggaaaatacatacagtccagaggagaggtcatatcagtactggataatacatacagtccagaggagaggaggagaggccatatcagtactggataatacatacagtccagaggagaggaggagaggccacatcagtactggataatacatacagtccagaggaggctggtgggcaaAAATAtatgaggacgggctcattgtaatggctggaattaaATTAAAGGaaaggtatcaaacacatcaaacacatgggctCTCCATTTGTTAGATACCGGTCTATTTATtatattccagccattacaatgaacctGTCCTCTGATATCTCTGTGACATCATATACAATAAGTCTAGTGGCAACTTCATTCTACTCCTCCTAACTTTTATGAAATTTTAATAGGAAGTTGGATTTGATACCTCTTCTAGCTCAGACAGGAAGTTCACGTGGTCTCTGCTCTGCAGACACTTCCTCTTCCTGCGGTGTTTCTGCTTCTTCTCCTGCTGGGACAGGAAGTTGTCCACCACTGTCGGCTGCTCACAGCGACCCCTACTGCCGCGACAGGACGCCTCCAGAACGGCAGACTCCGCAGCCTCAAACCCACACAGGTCAAACGAGTACCTGCAGCACAAAACAAAAACCTGTCCACTGGATGGTTTCAAACAAACCCCCGGGGCAATATTCACTCActcactttctccctccctcactcacttaACTAGCATACtatctcactcactcagtcacttctagctaactaactaaccatgTAAACTGACTAACCATGTAAACTAACAGAGAGATAGATACCTGCGTCGTGCGTTGGTCCCCTTCTCTGTCTGGTCAGAGGTGCTGTTGTTGTCCGTCCCTATGCCGCTGTCGCTGGGAATAGTCTCCTCGCTGTGTGATTCACTGATGGGTGACAGCGTCACCTCCTTGATGGACGCCGCCCCCTCAGATAGGTGGGACGGGGAGTTGGCCAAGAGGCGCGGGGGAGAGAGCTTCCAGCCGGCCCCCAGTAGCCCCCTGCCTGGGGGTTTAGAGGGCAGGGCACTGATGGGCTGCAGGCTGGGCATGGTGGCGTCAGAGTGGGGGCCGTGAGGGCCGGGGTGgcacagagaggacagggtgtgGGGTCTGAGGAGGAGGGTACTGGAGCTGAGAGGGGGGGTGGAAGGCACTAGGAGTCTGTTGTACAGGCTGGACATGGAGGCAGGCACAGGGGGCTTGGCCCCCCCACCTCTGGGGGGAAGGGTTTGGGTGTCAGAGCGCggcttcctccccctcttcttcccgATGTAGATGGTTCCTCTTTTACTGACGTTGATCTGCTTCCCCAGACGAGCCTCAATGGTAGAGGCCATGACCGTCATGGCGGAAGAGACCGGAGCCGAGGCGGACTTCAGCGCTAGGCTTCCATGTTGGCTGGAGCATGATAGGATCTCATTCAGGATGCTCTGCACCTTCCCCAGCTTCAGCCTCTTCACCGGCCTGACATGGCCACCCTCACCGCGCTTCAGTTTCAACTCATTAGCATTGGGGCTAGTGGAACCAGATGCGATTTGGGCAAGCGTGGTCTTTCTCCTACGGCTGAGCCCAGCAGGGCTGTCCCGGGCTAGAGGGCtcagggggaggtggaggtgCCCTCATGGATGGTTTCCACAGTGAGCAGGGGTTGTTTTTGGGACGACCTCGTTTGCGCTTGGCGGGGTGTGGACAGTCAGACTGTCTGTGTTGGTGTACAGGGGCTGGAGGGGGTGATGGGGAAGGCAGAGGGGGGCTCACACATAGCTGACAGGGGCTGCGGCCACTCTCCCTCTGGACTAGGTTGGGGGGCTTCGGGACTTCAGGTAGGACCACCGGTCCTTGGTCTTGGgaaggctggggctggggttagggctgggttttaGGCTagttttggggttagggttaaataTGGGGCTTAGGTTGGgcagtctagggttagggttgagagtgGATCTTGAATTAGGGATATGGTTGGGGTTCGGGCTAGGCAGTCTGGGGCTAGGGTTGGGATCAGGGTGTTTGTGGGGATCTGTGGCTGATCTAGGATGGCCAACTGGGTTCTTCCTCACCCAGCTCTGGATCATGGCTGATTCCATGTTGGCCCCACTCATCACCCTTGCTCCTTTCTCCACTCTCTCAcctatctctgttctctctgttctctctcccttatctgctctttctcctttctccccGTCTGCCTCAAGCTGGCTACCCTCCTCACGCCGTCCTGACCGAGATTCACTCCTGTGGGAGTCCATCTTGTTGCCTTCCATCTTGTGGGACTCTCTTTTATGAGACTCCATCTTGTTGCCTTCCATCTTGTGGGACTCTCTTTTATGAGACTCCATCTTGTTGCCTTCCATCTTGTGGGTCTCTCTTTTATGAGACTCCATCTTGTTGCCTTCCATCTTGTGGGTCTCTCTTTTATGAGACTCCATCTTGTTGCCTTCCGTCTTGTGGGCCACTTTGGGCTCTGGGGGCCCTGATTTGCTCCTCTCTGTGATGTCAGTGCCCTGCAGCTGTTCTGATTGGTCTTCCTGGGTGAGTGACTCCTGGAGACACCGCCTCCTCCTCCGTTTCCTCCCTATTCCCTCTTCCATCAGCTCAGGAGCACCAAGCGCTggcatctccctctcctcctcctttcttgtCCTCCCTatgctctccttctcttctctctccagctcAGGGGTCTCCTCCCTCCTGTACTTCTGCCTTTCATCCAGAACTATCAGACTCTCCGCATCTTTCTCTGCCATCCTCCCCCATGGCAACTCAGCATTGTGGGTATTACCCAGAGTCCTCTGGGGGTCCTTCCTGCCGTACTTCCTCTTGATGTTTCCAAACAGCTGCTCACTGACCTCCTGTAAGCCCCGTCCTCTGGAGAGAGAGGTCAGGTTCAGAATGCTGGCGTCCGTTACTACGGGCAACACGGGATCAGGGCTCAGGGGTCGCTGGGGAGAGGGGCTGAAAGAGCGAGGGGAGGGGCTTCCTGGGACTCTCTTCATTGGAGGTTTGAGGAAGGAAGGGGCCAGATCAGAGAGAGGGCTCCTATTGGCTCCCGCTGGTTCTCTGCTGGGCTCAGTATGCACTGGATTGGCTGGGGATGCGGAGGGAGGCGTGGCCCAGGCTGGACTGTGTGTATGTTGGTGAGTGAATTGTGGtggctgtgtgtgttgctgttggggttggtgtgtgagtgtgtgtgggggcagtgGTGTGGTGTGTAGGATAGAGGGCTTGGACTGGTGTTTCGGGGGGGTGACATCCCCAAGTAGTTGCAGTAGCCCCCCTCTTTAGGTTCTGCTGCTCTGAAGGGTCTCTCATAGGTCTGAAGATAGAAACACAAAGAAGAGAATGTTCAGTACAGCTGCTCTTTATGAgaaacatcaacatatgtgacaACAGCTTATATCCaaagtctgtctgttggtgtttaaGCATTTGGAATGGATAACAAAACAATGTGGTAAAGATGTtccatgctgagagagagagagagagagagagagagagagagagagagagaggagagagagacaaagggagaaaaaagagagagagagagacacacaaaagagagaaaacacagagagagagacacagagagagagagagagagagagagagaccgagagagagaggacagagagagacacagagagacaagagagacacagagagagagagacacagagcgagacacagagagagagacacagagagagagagagagacagagagagagacagagagagagacagagagagagacagagagagagagagagagagacagagagagacagagtgagagagagagagagacagagagagagagagagagacagagagagagagagagagagagggagaaagaagaatACACTAGTAGAAGACAAGGGGAAGAGAAGGGGGTAAAAACAGAAGAGCTTCTGTCAGGATGCTCAACCAGTCAGCGGAGGACGGATGGATAGCTGAATCACACAACCCCTAACTCatcaatacagtacacacactagtCTAAACATTGTGGTGTGTACCACTAGACATTCAGTAACAGAATGTTAAGGGGTTGAAATGTAAAGAagcggatgtgtgtgtgtggttttgtctGTTATTAGCAGGCTCAGCCTATAATGCAAGAACCTGCCTTATGTAATGAGCTCCAGAGATGCAGTTAACCACATCTCTGCTTTTCAGCaggtacccccccacccccacacacgaACAAGACCAGAGCCTATGAGAGCCATTTTACAGGATGTACCTCTGCTCAGTGGTTGGAGGAAACAAAGCATAGCAGCCATaaacagtcacttctcctctaccactctgctacacagtcacatctcctctaccactctgctacacagtcacatctcctctaccactctgctacacagtcacttctcctctaccactctgctacacagtcacatctcctctaacactctgctacacagtcacatctcctctaacactctgctacagtcacatctcctctaccactctgctacacagtcacatctcctctaacactctgctacacagtcacatctcctctaacactctgctacagtcacatctcctctaccactctgctacacagtcacatctcctctaacactctgctacagtcacatctcctctaccactctgctacacagtcacatctcctctaacactctgctacacagtcacttctcctctaccactctgctacacagtcacatctcctctaccactctgctacagtcacatctcctctaccactctgctacacagtcacttctcctctaccactctgctacacagtcacatctcctctaccactctgctacacagtcacatctcctctaccactctgctacagtcacatctcctctaccactctgctacacagtcacatctcctctaccactctgctacacagtcacatctcctctaccactctgctacacagtcacatctcctctaccactctgctacacagtcacatctcctctacctctctgctacacagtcacatctcctctaccactctgctacacagtcacatctcctctaccactctgctacacagtcacatctcctctaccactctgctacacagtcacatctcctctaccactctgctacacagtcacatctcctctaccactctgctacacagtcacatctcctctaccactctgctacacagtcacatctcctctaccactctgctacacagtcacatctcctctaccactctgctacacagtcacatctcctctaccactctgctacacagtcacatctcctctaccactctgctacacagtcacatctcctctaccactctgctacacagtcacatctcctctaccactctgctacacagtcacatctcctctaccactctgctacacagtcacttctcctctaccactctgctacacagtcacatctcctctaccactctgctacacagtcacatctcctctaccactctgctacacagtcacatctcctctaccactctgctacacagtcacatctctcctctaccactctgctacacagtcacatctcctctaccactctgctacacagtcacatctcctctaccactctgctacacagtcacatctcctctaccactctgctacacagtcacatctcctctaccactctgctacacagtcacatctcctctaccactctgctacacagtcacatctcctctaccactctgctacacagtcacatctcctctaccactctgctacacagtcacatctcctctaccactctgctacacagtcacatctcctctaccactctgctacacagtcacatctcctctaccactctgctacacagtcacatctcctctaccactctgctacacagtcacatctcctctaccactctgctacacagtcacttctcctctaccactctgctacacagtcacatctcctctaccactctgctacacagtcacttctcctctaccactctgctacacagtcacatctcctctaccactctgctacacagtcacatctcctctaccactctgctacacagtcacatctcctctaccactctgctacacagtcacatctcctctaccactctgctacacagtcacatctcctctaccactctgctacacagtcacatctcctctaccactctgctacacagtcacatctcctctaccactctgctacacagtcacatctcctctaccactctgctacacagtcacatctcctctaccactctgctacacagtcacatctcctctaccactctgctacacagtcacatctcctctaccactctgctacacagtcacatctcctctaccactctgctacacagtcacttctcctctaccactctgctacacagtcacatctcctctaccactctgctacacagtcacatctcctctaccactctgctacacagtcacatctcctctaccactctgctacacagtcacatctcctctaccactctgctacacagtcacatctcctctaccactctgctacacagtcacatctcctctaccactctgctacacagtcacatctcctctaccactctgctacacagtcacatctcctctaccactctgctacacagtcacatctcctctaccactctgctacacagtcacatctcctctaccactctgctacacagtcacatctcctctaccactctgctacacagtcacatctcctctaccactctgctacacagtcacatctcctctaccactctgctacacagtcacatctcctctaccactctgctacacagtcacatctcctctaccactctgctacacagtcacttctcctctaccactctgctacacagtcacatctcctctaccactctgctacacagtcacatctcctctaccactctgctacacagtcacatctcctctaccactctgctacacagtcacatctcctctaccactctgctacacagtcacatctcctctaccactctgctacacagtcacatctcctctaccactctgctacacagtcacatctcctctaccactctgctacacagtcacatctcctctaccactctgctacacagtcacatctcctctaccactctgctacacagtcacatctcctctaccactctgctacacagtcacatctcctctaccactctgctacacagtcacatctcctctaccactctgctacacagtcacatctcctctaccactctgctacacagtcacatctcctctaccactctgctacacagtcacatctcctctaccactctgctacacagtcacatctcctctaccactctgctacacagtcacatctcctctaccactctgctacacagtcacatctcctctaccactctgctacacagtcacatctcctctaccactctgctacacagtcacatctcctctaccactctgctacacagtcacatctcctctaccactctgctacacagtcacatctcctctaccactctgctacacagtcacatctcctctaccactctgctacacagtcacatctcctctaccactctgctacacagtcacatctcctctaccactctgctacacagtcacttctcctctaccactctgctacacagtcacatctcctctaccactctgctacacagtcacatctcctctaccactctgctacacagtcacatctcctctaccactctgctacacagtcacatctcctctaccactctgctacacagtcacatctcctctaccactctgctacacagtcacatctcctctaccactctgctacacagtcacttctcctctaccactctgctacacagtcacatctcctctaccactctgctacacagtcacatctcctctaccactctgctacacagtcacatctcctctaccactctgctacacagtcacatctcctctaccactctgctacacagtcacatctcctctaccactctgctacacagtcacatctcctctaccactctgctacacagtcacatctcctctaccactctgctacacagtcacatctcctctaccactctgctacacagtcacatctcctctaccactctgctacacagtcacatctcctctaccactctgctacagtcacatctcctctaccactctgctacacagtcacatctcctctaccactctgctacacagtcacatctcctctaccactctgctacacagtcacatctcctctaccactctgctacacagtcacatctcctctaccactctgctacacagtcacatctcctctaccactctgctacacagtcacatctcctctaccactctgctacacagtcacatctcctctaccactctgctacacagtcacatctcctctaccactctgctacacagtcacatctcctctaccactctgctacacagtcacatctcctctaccactctgctacacagtcacatctcctctaccactctgctacacagtcacatctcctctaccactctgctacacagtcacatctcctctaccactctgctacacagtcacatctcctctaccactctgctacacagtcacatctcctctaccactctgctacacagtcacatctcctctaccactctgctacacagtcacttctcctctaccactctgctacacagtcacatctcctctaccactctgctacacagtcacatctcctctaccactctgctacacagtcacatctcctctaccactctgctacacagtcacatctcctctaccactctgctacacagtcacatctcctctaccactctgctacacagtcacatctcctctaccactctgctacacagtcacatctcctctaccactctgctacacagtcacatctcctctaccactctgctacacagtcacatctcctctaccactctgctacacagtcacatctcctctaccactctgctacacagtcacatctcctctaccactctgctacacagtcacatctcctctaccactctgctacacagtcacatctcctctaccactctgctacacagtcacatctcctctaccactctgctacacagtcacatctcctctaccactctgctacacagtcacatctcctctaccactctgctacacagtcacatctcctctaccactctgctacacagtcacatctcctctaccactctgctacacagtcacatctcctctaccactctgctacacagtcacatctcctctaccactctgctacacagtcacatctcctctaccactctgctacacagtcacatctcctctaccactctgctacacagtcacatctcctctaccactctgctacacagtcacatctcctctaccactctgctacacagtcacatctcctctaccactctgctacacagtcacatctcctctaccactctgctacacagtcacatctcctctaccactctgctacacagtcacatctcctctaccactctgctacacagtcacatctcctctaccactctgctacacagtcaca comes from Salmo salar chromosome ssa20, Ssal_v3.1, whole genome shotgun sequence and encodes:
- the LOC106580395 gene encoding glutamic acid-rich protein, which gives rise to MKRVPGSPSPRSFSPSPQRPLSPDPVLPVVTDASILNLTSLSRGRGLQEVSEQLFGNIKRKYGRKDPQRTLGNTHNAELPWGRMAEKDAESLIVLDERQKYRREETPELEREEKESIGRTRKEEEREMPALGAPELMEEGIGRKRRRRRCLQESLTQEDQSEQLQGTDITERSKSGPPEPKVAHKTEGNKMESHKRETHKMEGNKMESHKRETHKMEGNKMESHKRESHKMEGNKMESHKRESHKMEGNKMDSHRSESRSGRREEGSQLEADGEKGERADKGERTERTEIGERVEKGARVMSGANMESAMIQSWVRKNPVGHPRSATDPHKHPDPNPSPRLPSPNPNHIPNSRSTLNPNPRLPNLSPIFNPNPKTSLKPSPNPSPSLPKTKDRWSYLKSRSPPT